The Molothrus ater isolate BHLD 08-10-18 breed brown headed cowbird chromosome 6, BPBGC_Mater_1.1, whole genome shotgun sequence genome segment AAGAGCTAATACATTCCCTAGTTCTGACACAGCTAGATGTCTCAGTGcaaaaaaaatgtgcaaaggTGGccctggaatgttctgcccacCAAAAACACAACAGAACCCTCCCTTCCAGCTTGCATCGATGCCATTGAGTTACCTATAAGCTCTCCTCTGTACATGATCCTCCTTGGACCCAAATCCACAGCATCCTCCTGTTGTCTTCACCTTGTGTTGTTGCTGTTTGCTTGAAATGATGTAGCATCAAGACAAAAAGTTTGGCCCTGTGTTTGATACTTTTGCCTGTGCTTGGGAGACTGGGACTGCTGCAGTCTTCAGGAAATGTGCCACCGAAGTACTGATTTACTGAGGGTGTGCAGCGAGCCAGCTCCTAGAGCGGATCAGGTAGAACAGGGCGAGCTGTGTTCAGCTGAGGAGATTACACTAGCTGGAACACAGGCTGCtaaaggtttcctcagaagcaCTTGTGTTTGGCAGACAGACTAgacagggaaggaaaggaaaggagaggcactTCCTAAGCTACGGTCTCTGGTTCACTTGAACACCGACTGTGGCATCTTGGCCAAACATGGTTTAGTGTAAGCAGCTGAAGCAAACAGGTCTGGAGAGATCAGCAGAGAAGgtctgccaggctgcagggagcactcAAACTAAAGCAAAGCCAATAACTGAAGGGATTGCCTACACACAACTCTCCCCCACACCTTGCCCACCAAATGCCAGATCTCCCTTCTGAGCCTAGTGCCCAAGGCTGTAACTTTTGCAGAGCTGAATGGCAGGTTGATCTCAGAAGCCCCCTCCCAGGAAGAGTCACTTTTTGTCCCCTGAAGCAGAATCCTTTTGTGACCTCATGATTTGATAGATAGTTTTCCTAAAGCGCTGGTCCCGGCTCAGTCTTTTGGCTGCTTCTTTCAGCTCTTCAATGTTTTCAGCTTCTGCAGGTGAGAAGATGAAGGACTGTGACTGCTTCACTGAAAAAAGAACAACACAGAAAGGTAAGCACTCTCCACCAGGGACACAAACTGAAGATAAAGCTTCACTAGAGTTCACGAGCCATGTGACCAGCATGACTGAGCCTAACTCAGTCTGTGATTAGGCATTCTGATGAAGTAATATTTAAGTAAGTTTTTTTAGGAACCCAAGACCATCACAGAAGTTTAGCTTTCAGCATATATAAAGAAATGGGCAACAAATACACAGGCTCAGTGCCTGCTCTCTGGGAAAGGAAGCTCCAAGTAGCACTGTGGCTCCATTCTGCTGCTAAGAAACATGAAATAGAAACAACATTTGCAGACTTTACTGCTCTGCCAGTCCCCTGGGCACATATCTGCTCCTGCAGGGTATGAAGGAGAAGGCTGCCCGACACCTACTGTCATTCCAGGAGGCGCTGGTTCTCCGGCAGCGGAAGCGGCAGCTCTTTATGCGGCGAGTGGCGGCCTTGTGGATGTACACAGAGTTCTTCATGATCACGGGCATCTTGGCCTCCAGCTCAGCATTGCGGATGCACTCTTCAAAGAACTCTGGGAAGAGAACACCACTGTTTCAGTGATGGGACAGACACCTCAAGCAATGAACCAGTCACAAGGGTCTGCACTCATTGATGGGCTGAGCCAGGTAATGATGACCTTCATGAACAACAATCCATAAAGCTCCAGAATATCATCAGGAAGAACATTTGCAAATGTTCATTTTCAAAGTGACAAAACCCTCCAGTTCCTAACAAATGCATACTCAAATTTAGAAAGAACTAGAGTCATCCATTCCACATCAGTAATTCTTACAACTGCTCATGACTCAACTGCCAAAAGCCTTTGATACTGTGATAAAAGTTCTCAACTCTGAAGCCTTGCTCATTATACTTTCTTTGAAGGACTTCTAAAACCAGTCAGGTCcaactggaaaaggaaagtgTTGGCAAGCGTTGGCAACACCAGCACGGGCACACATGGTAAGGGATTTCTTAGTAGCATAGCAAATACTAGTGCATAGTTACATATATTATGGGCTCCAAGAAAAGCCCTATGCCCAAACTCTGACGTTATTCTGCCCTGATCTGCCACACAAACTGCTTTTCCTGTCCCATTTCCCCTCTTATGGTCTGACCAGTGTCTATTCTGCCATTCCAGTCTTGCTGTCCTCCTGCCTGTTGCTGGTGCATTGCTGTTCAAAAGCATCATGTGCTAATGTGCCCAAACTCTTCTATAAAGGgcatgcagagctgcagaaaccaCTCAGAAGGACTGAGGCAATCTGTGCTGGGACTAACGTTATGGGAAACATTGCTGGTCCCTTATTTTCTCAAGTGCTCTGCTCATCagtacatttttattcttttgaaaaaaacatcTCTCAAAATCTAAGGTTGGAAATATCAGGAGACATTCAGTACCAGTTATTTATGCATGCCCTGTGAAGCTCCACTTGAATGCTGAGCTCAACACATCCACTTTCGCTCTGTTTTCTTACCATGGCCCTGAGCCAGTGGGATGAAGTTCAGAATCATGACTGTTTTTAATCATTTAGAAATCTTATGTAGAAACTATTGaataatacttttaaaatttaaatatatataaattataagtATGTGAATAGATATAAAactatttatacatttatttttccctatttACCTAACAGTGCTCAGAATACCACAGgactttttgtcttttctatATTGGTCCAGTACATCCACCCTTCACTGAAATGAAGCCTTAACTGTACAGACCTAGCACCTTAATAAACCCTTCTCCCTGCAATATAATTTGCAGGGCATGAAAAACAAGCAAGATTTGACTCAATTGAAGCTGCTTATGTCAGTTCCCAAGCCTGACTCAAGCCAAATGCCAGGGTAATGCCCCCCAAGAGAACCCAAAAAGACCCAgcccaaacaaaccagaaaaaggcaaagaaacagGGATAACTTGTGAGAAGCATCAGTCTGCACCTGACCCATGCTCTGTAGGGCTGAGCTGATGCTGTGGTTCAGCTCTGAGTAAAGATCCAAACTTCACCTGCTGGGTCATCCACCAGCATGTTGCTACAGCAACCACAGGCCTCCTTAAACTGGTGATATTCTTTTAGCCAAGGCTGAGAAATAAAGCCTTGAGGGGAATCAGAGGACTCCTTGTAACTCAGACCTAGTCAGTAGTCAGTTTTTATAGCtctgccacagcttccctgtTTGACATTTTGGAAAGTCAAGATGACTTGCTCATCTCTAGGTTTGCCTTCCACCCAGCAGAGAAGACTGGAATAATTTAATGCTCCTTCGAGGGGCTGGAATAATTTCAACCTTCTCTGAAGGCAAAACACCAACTACCTGCATAGCACATTATGGCTCCTCAAAGGGGAGATGTGGTGGAGGTACAAGAAGTTGGGAGACCGCATTTATCTGCAGCTTTGCTAATTTGGAATCTTCTTTGTGTGTCTGGGAAGATAGGTAGAAATACTTCCTCTAGTGAGTTTGCTCATCAGTAGAGAACATGGATGACTAACTTACTTCTCAAGTTACTGACATCTGCTTTcatcttcttctctttctccttgtTGCAATTCAGAGAATTTAAGCCTTGCTCCAAGCTCTGCAAGGCGTCCTCAGCCTCTCTCAGTCTCTTCTCCAGATCCATGCGTACCTTCACTTCAGCCTGAGGAAGAAAGTAAGAATTGCTGGAAAACAGCTTGTTTCTCAGTAAACGTCTGGGTAACTCACAAGGTCTGTGAGGAACTTGCCAtggatgaaaatgaaaagacaaCAGTGATGGAAATCCTTAGAAGTATTGCAAGGCAATATAAAGGCATTTCTCATGTCTTCAGACAGAATCTGAAGTCCAGACTATTACAGTAATTTTACTTTACTCTGActtcatttttcacagttttcctCCCATTGCATAAACCATATGGAACCAGAGATGGTATTTCAACACATGAATCTGTGCTAATGCAAGTACTTGCAGCTTAGCAGGAACAGAAGGACATCAATCCAGCTAAGACAGACTTGAGATAAAGGCAGTCAATTCCCACAAAGGGATGTACAGTGCTTagtttcagaaacaaaacacaagaagAGTTAGAAATACTGTACTAGTTTAGCAAATGAGAGACTACACAGCTTAGGTCAACTTAGCTTTAGTCTGGCCAAGTAGATAGAAGGTTACAAGATAAGAAAATATTGGaggtgcaggaaaaaaataactcagGGGGTGTTTTTGGACAAAATATTGTACAAGGAGTTTGAGTGTCAAACAGCTAATTATTAACATAACCTTTAAATACCATATTTGTCCAGTTACCTTTGCATAGATTAATGTACTGTCTGTTACAAAGTAGGACTGGTCCCTCAGCTGAATTCCTCTGCTTTTGAATCCAAGTTCTTGCAGAGGTTACTGAAGATTTAAAAGTCTtaaggtttgtttttctgagcaCAGGTGAGGAGAGAAAATGTCTGCTCGGTTCTGCAACAACCATATTAGCATTTATTTGAAATCATCTTCATTCTTGATTGTGTATACTGTcctcttttactttttttccttccctccatctATAGGTTATGCTTTCACAGTAACAGATTAAAAGACTTGTACTGAATGGATTAATCAGGCTTCAGGatacaaaaataaacagtaGTACTACATAGATAGAAGATGGCAATTTCATGTGTTACCATGATATCATAGTGCCTTGGGTaggaagagaccttaaagatcatctcattccaacccttTGGCCATGGGGAGGGATAattttcactagaccaggtttctcagagctccatccaacccagtcctgaacacttccaggatggAATACtcacaacttctctgagcaactTATTTcaatgcctcaccaccctcacaataaagaatCTCTTtctaatacctaatctaaacctctcctctttcagtttgaggCCAATCTCACCTGTCCTATCATTACATTGTAAAAATTCCTATAAGGTTTCTGTctcagagccttctcttccctaGGCCAaacagccccaactctctcagcctgtctccacaggagaggtgctccagccctccaAGCACCTTGGTGGTGCTCCTCTGggctcactccaacaggtcaagagctggatgcagcactgcagatggggtctcagcagagtggaacagagggacagaatcaTTTCCCTTGCCCTGCCTGCTACTCTGCTTTGGATGCAGGCCAGGATACAGCTGGCAATATGAAGCACAGCTAATGAAGATTTATGACCAAAATGTGAAAACTAAATAAAACCAAGAGTTTGGCTTGATAGGGAATGAGTTGAAAGAGGAAATGGAAGCACTctgagcccagggacagcaatATGTGACGTATGCAGGGGATACCTTGAGGtctctctctgcctgctgtttctctgcagtCAGCTCCGAGAGCGAGTTCTGCAGCGCTTGCGACTGGGAAGAGTAAAACTCGCGCTCCTCCTCCAGTGCTCGAGACCGCTCCTCATTCTCCTTCATCCTGGTGCATGGCACAGCAAACAAAGATGACCATTCCCACCCCAACACAACTCACAGGCAGGAAAGGAGCTCAGTGTCATGATGGGGCATGCTCAACTACCTGACTGCCCAGAGCAAAGAGAAGCTAACAGAAGCACTGTGTGCTCCCTTCCAATAGCACAGGCAAAGCTGGAGAGAGCCAGCTGGACAGTTCTTGAATGAAACACTCTCAACTCCCAGATGAGGCCCAGGAGTACCAAACACTCCTTATGGACAGGCCATGAACACCTTTACATGCACAAGTCCTGGTCTGAAAGGAGCAGGCCCAACTGGGTGCAAGTTCAGCTGCCCTGCCTCACTCTGTCTCCTTTGAAGGATTTGTAACCTGGACTCCTGCCATTGGAACCAGACAAGCTTCTAGACTTGTCTGGTGTTGGCAACCACAAAGCAAGTCAGCAGACAGTCACATCCTTCAGCACCACTAAGCCTGAGCAGAAGTGTCCTCTTTCCCCACTTCACCTTTTCTCTGCCAGGAGTTTCTCCTGCAGAAGTTGCTGCATCTTCTCTTCAATCTGTCGCAGGCTGCAGTGCAGTCCCCAGATGGGGCTTTGCTCCTTGCTGGGGCTGGTTGGAGGTGGGACCTGGCTCTCATTTTcttccagcatctccagcatttgttgtttttccagGGAGAGCTCCTTGAAGAAGGACAAGAGATTGTGAGTATCAGCCAAGTCTAATGTTTCTGCTCCTGTTCCTACCTGGTTCTTCCTTACTGAGTGCCTCCATCCTTGCATCCACATGCCTCATTAAGGTAAACACAGGAATAACAAAATTTGGGTTTCATTTCATACCTGCTTCATGGGGAGCAAGCCTCCAAGACAGCCTTTGCTACAAAGGGGTGAACCAGCAGGCCCCTCTGATGTGATATGCTAGTGaggacacagctcagggacTGGAACCTTGCGCTTCCCTGGTGCATCACAGATGCAGGCAgcttccctgccttcccctgctctgcttgctCCTTAGTGGGAACTGGAGGCACCCCCTCTGTGGTACTTCTAAATGTGGGCAATGGGACACATCACATGGTTTGCCTCAGAAGTGTTCAATGTGCAGTTAGGGCAAGAATGGTACTTCCATAGCTTTCCAGTTCTTTTTGTCATAACTGCAGGCAAGGAGAAGAGCTCAAAGGAACAGATTTTTGGACAAACTTGCAGGATCTGACACAAACATTAAAGATGACCTTGCAGCTTCAGAATGCCAACTGTGTGGaaatttcacaaaaaatatacttttagAAAAGATACTTTCCACAAATCCACCAGTAAGGAAAGATTTTAATACATCAAGACTCTGTTTCCTAGATTCCCATGTACATTCCCAGGTACACAATTTCCTTGGGAATCATGCTCCCTTCTGTGAACAAGAATGCCCCTCTGCTGCTTCAAATTCCACCAGAAGGTAGAGAGATGCagttagaaagaaaaagctcaTCAGACTTAGAGTCATGctggctggaagggaccttccaGTAGGCTCCTGCCCAGCTTGCTGTTCAGAGACagtctggcagcacagcaggataTGGTCAGCTGTGGCTGTTTATAGTCTGACAACAGTCCAGGATGAAGGTTACTCAGCCTCTCTAACTGCCTGCCTGCCCATCTGGGGAAAATTCTCTCCTGACTGTTCCACCTAAGCCTCCTAAACTATAACATATTCTGGTCATTGTCCCATCACCATATCAGCTGGTACTGCTGAGAAAGTCTTGGCTCAGTTGTGCTCTGTGCCATTTCTCATCCTTTTCTGCAGGGGATTTTGGTGTTCATATCAGCTACCAAATGAACCTGCTCACCTGCACAGCACTTCAACCCTGGCATTAGCAGATGTTGGATTCATGCCATAAGACAGCAGTGTTTTCAGGCCCAAATGCTGTCACTCAGGGCAGGAGCAGTCACTCACCTCCAGGGTGTTCTGTAAGGATTCTGTCAGGCTTCTCaactctttcttctcttcctccacTCCTTTGAGGGAgcgggctgtgagctccagctccctaaagaagcaaaaagggTGACAGCTATTGCAATAACAGCCCCGCAGGCTGcgcccaggctgtgcctctcCTGGTGCAGGACCTGCAACCATCGGTTGGTATAGCCAGTCCTGGAGAGCCAGGAGTTTGCTAGGAAACATCACATCCTGCCTTGGACACACTACAGGTATCCAGGAACTTCACTGTGCCTCCTGATCATCAAAACCAGCCCAAGAGTTACTGTGCTTCTCCAGCAAGGGCAGAGCCACGGTTGCAACTGAAAGAGCTCAGACATGGCAACCAGATCTAAGCAGAGCCTGTGAGAACAAAACTGGTTTGCAAAATCACACTGGCTTTTCTGAGATGTTActtagggaggaaaaaagaaaaaaaaagagaatgataGTAAAAAATGTCCTTTCAACACTTGGGGAAAAGCACTTGGATCCTTCTATTTCTAAGTACATTTGCTGCTAATATTTTTCATAGTTAACTTCAAAAATGACAAAACTAATCTTGGTGAGGCAACATCATCATGCATCCATTGTCATTCAGCTGATGGTGGCAAACCAAATCCATTGTCTGGatcccacacagctgctcagtCAGCTGAACTAATTGCCTCTCTGAAATCTTCTCTTGCACCTCTCCCATGCTACTCCAACTAAACTGGGGGTGGCTTGTATCCCAGCACTTTGAAATTAAATTGCTGGAGGCCCGAACGCAAAATGAAGCTAAGCTGTGCTCTATTGGCCACAAGCAATAGCAAATGCAGGAAAAGAGCCCACAACCACTCCTGTTTTGGTCAATGCACAAACCAGGTGGATTTCCAGACTGTTTGGATtcaccaccacagcagcactttTGCCCAGTGTGGGAGTTGTGTCCTTCCCTGCCCCGTGGCCGTACCGTCGgatctcctcctgctccagccgcAGCTCCCGCACCACCTCCTCAAAGCGCTGCTTCTCTGCTTCCAGGATCTGGTTCAGACGCTCCAGTTCCTGCTCCAAAAGAGAAGACAGGGATGTACTCTGCCAACACAGAGTTAGGAGAGGCTTCCCTGCAAACAGCACCTGGGACTTTTAACATGGTGTTTTACCCAAGCTGTGTACAGGGTGTCTGACTCCACTACACTTTTTTTtgccaaaaccacaaaattttTGCCAAAATCCTCAGGCAACCTCTAATCCTCAAATTAGAAGGATTTGAGGTTGCCTGAGGATTTTCAGACATCTAGAAGTCCCAGCCAGGTTACCGAGCACCTGGAAATCTCAGACATGCTCCCTGCAGAGGTCGGCTCTGCCACACATATACAGAAGGTCCAAAActccctgggaatgctggacGGACTTTCTTCCAAATAACACTTGTGTAATTCAATCCAGTGAGTATGAATTTCATTTGATCTTCCTCCCTGGAGTCATAAAGATAAACCTGCTGCATGGAAAGTaacagggaaagggagcagggatACACCTCCATAACCCATCTCATGGCACAGGTCTTATTCCTCTCTTCTTCCACAGGACCCAGAGATTGGCTGGAGACTCTTGTGCCTCAGAAGCCTCTCTCCCTGAACACTGACATGCCTTCAACAAGTCccagcctcccagccctgccacatgGCAGCTGAAGGAAACTGGCTTGTGATGAACTCACCTCTTTTTGCTCCCTCTGCAGACATAGCTCCTCTGTTTCTTCCATTAGTTTATCTGcaagcacacaaaaaaagtccaagcacagagaaaagcattttatatCCTCGGGATATTTACAAACAAGAATCACAGACTTTTTGAAGCTTGAAAATGCATCATTCCCTATTCCTTTGTGTGTATCTGTCTGGGAGGGTCCAAAGGCTGAGATGGCACTAATGGGATTTTCTATAACTTCCCTCCTGCCAAATAACTTAATCAACTAAACAAGCATCTTGCTTTGTACTCAATCTAAGCTTTCCTCTCAATGTTCTTAAAGAGCATTGATGAACCATCCTTCACCATCCTCCAACTGAGGCAGGAAAATATTCTTATCTCTGCTTCACAGATAAGGAACAAGGCACAGAATGGCCAAGTGAGTGCAGAGAGTCACACAACATGTAGCAGCAGTCAGTttctctgcagctcagtgccCCATCCTCATTTGCCTAGCCCATCATCCTGTCCTTGGCTCTCTGGACA includes the following:
- the PLEKHD1 gene encoding pleckstrin homology domain-containing family D member 1 — encoded protein: MFASKSSSVSPSPSMEQADSDALDISTKVQLYGVLWKRPFGRQSAKWSRRFFIIKESFLLYYAESEKKSFESNKYFNIHPKGVIPLGGCIVEPKEEANMPYAIKISHEDFHGNIVLAAESEFEQAQWLEMLQESGKVTWKNAQLGEAMIESLEAQGLQLAKEKQEYLDKLMEETEELCLQREQKEELERLNQILEAEKQRFEEVVRELRLEQEEIRRELELTARSLKGVEEEKKELRSLTESLQNTLEELSLEKQQMLEMLEENESQVPPPTSPSKEQSPIWGLHCSLRQIEEKMQQLLQEKLLAEKRMKENEERSRALEEEREFYSSQSQALQNSLSELTAEKQQAERDLKAEVKVRMDLEKRLREAEDALQSLEQGLNSLNCNKEKEKKMKADVSNLRKFFEECIRNAELEAKMPVIMKNSVYIHKAATRRIKSCRFRCRRTSASWNDMKQSQSFIFSPAEAENIEELKEAAKRLSRDQRFRKTIYQIMRSQKDSASGDKK